One Trichosurus vulpecula isolate mTriVul1 chromosome 7, mTriVul1.pri, whole genome shotgun sequence genomic region harbors:
- the LOC118857762 gene encoding olfactory receptor 14A16-like, protein MANLTVVTGFFLMGFSNIWELQVLHAILFLLIYLVALMGNLLIFTLISLEGTLHTPMYFFLKNLSFLDLCLVSITVPKSIANSLSHNYSISFWGCVSQLFLMMLFAASELFLLTVMSYDRYVAICQPLHYEVIMNSETCVKMAAASWLTGGLFGVLYTVSTFTLHFCGSKEIHQFFCDVPSLLRISCSETHLAANVTMVLAFSLGIFCSIYITISYSHIISTVLKIPTKESRSKTFSTCLPHLIVFMFFMTTICIAYLMPPQESDPVLDLLLSMFYTVVPPTLNPVIYSLRNKDMKTALRKFIAWKYFSKGLIPKFFFP, encoded by the coding sequence ATGGCTAATCTCACTGTGGTGACAGGATTCTTCCTCATGGGCTTTTCCAACATCTGGGAGCTACAGGTCTTACATGCCATCCTCTTCTTGCTGATCTATCTGGTGGCTCTGATGGGAAACCTGCTCATCTTCACCCTCATCTCTCTTGAGGGAACACTCCACACTCCTATGTACTTTTTCCTAAAGAATCTGTCCTTTTTAGATCTCTGTCTTGTTTCCATCACGGTCCCCAAATCAATTGCAAACTCGTTGAGTCACAACTACTCCATCTCTTTTTGGGGCTGTGTGTCACAGCTCTTTTTAATGATGTTATTTGCAGCATCAGAGCTTTTTCTCCTCACAGTGATGTCCTATGACCGCTATGTGGCCATCTGTCAGCCCTTGCACTATGAAGTCATTATGAACAGTGAAACTTGTGTGAAGATGGCAGCTGCTTCCTGGCTCACTGGAGGTTTGTTTGGGGTCCTATACACAGTTAGTACATTCACTTTGCACTTTTGTGGCTCCAAGGAGATCCACCAGTTCTTCTGTGATGTCCCTTCCTTACTCAGAATCTCCTGCTCTGAGACACACCTTGCAGCTAATGTCACTATGGTTTTGGCATTTAGTTTAGGGATTTTCTGCTCTATTTACATCACAATTTCTTACAGTCACATCATCTCAACTGTGCTGAAGATTCCAACCAAAGAAAGTAGATCAAAAACATTCTCCACTTGTTTGCCCCACCTCATCGTTTTCATGTTTTTTATGACAACCATTTGCATTGCTTATCTAATGCCACCCCAGGAATCTGACCCAGTTCTAGACCTGTTGTTGTCCATGTTCTATACAGTGGTGCCTCCAACCCTGAACCCTGTCATCTACAGCCTGAGGAACAAGGACATGAAGACTGCTTTGAGGAAGTTCATAGCCTGGAAATACTTCTCAAAAGGATTAATACCAAAGTTCTTTTTTCCATGA